In bacterium 336/3, the following proteins share a genomic window:
- a CDS encoding cAMP-binding protein, whose translation MIDHTDIKQVIHYISELYSPISEACITDLSSVSKILSFDKPTIIVKEGQFANKTYFIIKGCARAFYLKDGKDITDWLAFENDFISAINSFFLDIPSPHYIEVLEACELLEFSREDSLKLSDKYHDFEKLASKAITRTLLQLQQRVVSIQFETAQQRYENLLTIRPDITQRVPLTHIASFLGITLETLSRIRSPKNRI comes from the coding sequence ATGATTGATCATACTGACATAAAACAAGTGATTCATTACATCAGTGAATTGTATTCTCCCATCTCTGAGGCTTGTATCACTGATTTATCATCTGTTTCTAAAATTTTATCCTTTGATAAGCCTACCATTATTGTAAAAGAAGGACAATTTGCTAATAAAACATACTTTATCATAAAAGGCTGTGCAAGGGCTTTTTATTTAAAAGATGGAAAAGATATTACTGATTGGCTTGCCTTCGAAAATGATTTCATTTCTGCTATCAATAGCTTTTTTTTGGATATTCCCAGCCCACATTATATTGAGGTATTGGAAGCATGTGAACTTCTAGAATTTTCAAGAGAAGATTCTCTGAAACTTTCAGACAAATATCATGATTTTGAAAAATTGGCAAGCAAAGCCATTACTCGAACGCTTTTACAATTACAACAAAGAGTTGTTTCCATACAGTTTGAAACAGCACAACAACGCTATGAAAATCTTTTGACTATTAGGCCTGATATTACACAACGTGTCCCACTTACTCACATTGCTTCATTTTTAGGTATTACATTAGAAACTTTAAGCAGAATTCGTAGCCCAAAAAATCGAATTTGA
- a CDS encoding transcription elongation factor NusA: MVNNKELTESFMEFAKSKGIDRPTMISVLEEVFRTMIRKQYGTDDNFEVIINPNGDLEIFHYRQIVEDNDPEIAVNPNFIAISEAKKTQSDFEVGEEFAEPIDIIKFGRRVVQTGRQTLIQKIKDLEKSNLYEKYKDSVGEVIVGEVYQIVGKDVIIMDSESNELLLPKSQQIPKDRFRKGETAKAVIEKVELINGAPRIILSRTSPKFLERLFEQEVPEVFDGQIIIKKIVREPGERAKVSVESYDERIDPVGACVGMKGSRIHSIVRELNNENIDVINHTDNLELFIQRALSPAKISSIKIEPNGRVSVYLKPDQVSLAIGKNGLNIKLAGKLIGKEIDVWRDIDESELDEEDIDLNEFNDEIEGWMIDELRKIGLDTAKSVLALSRNDLIRRTDLEEEQIDEILEIIQREFEEQEEDETEE; the protein is encoded by the coding sequence ATGGTTAATAACAAAGAGCTTACAGAATCATTTATGGAATTTGCCAAATCAAAAGGCATTGACCGTCCCACAATGATTAGCGTTTTGGAAGAAGTTTTCAGAACCATGATTCGTAAGCAATATGGCACTGATGATAATTTTGAGGTTATTATCAATCCCAACGGAGATTTGGAAATATTCCATTATAGACAAATTGTAGAAGATAATGATCCAGAAATAGCTGTTAATCCCAATTTTATTGCAATTTCGGAAGCTAAAAAAACACAATCAGATTTTGAAGTGGGTGAAGAATTTGCAGAACCAATTGATATTATTAAATTTGGAAGAAGAGTAGTTCAGACAGGCAGACAAACTTTAATTCAGAAAATCAAAGACTTAGAAAAATCAAATTTATACGAAAAATATAAAGATAGTGTTGGAGAAGTGATTGTAGGCGAAGTATATCAAATTGTTGGAAAAGATGTCATAATCATGGATTCTGAAAGTAATGAGTTGTTATTACCCAAGAGTCAACAAATCCCTAAAGATCGTTTTCGTAAAGGTGAAACAGCTAAAGCTGTAATTGAAAAAGTAGAATTAATCAATGGTGCTCCTCGCATCATTCTATCTCGTACATCACCTAAGTTTTTAGAAAGATTATTCGAGCAAGAAGTTCCAGAAGTATTTGATGGACAAATTATTATCAAGAAAATTGTAAGAGAACCAGGTGAAAGAGCTAAAGTTTCAGTAGAATCTTATGATGAGCGTATAGACCCAGTAGGAGCATGTGTAGGAATGAAAGGTTCTCGTATCCACTCCATTGTAAGAGAGTTAAATAACGAAAATATTGATGTTATCAATCATACAGATAATTTAGAACTTTTTATTCAAAGAGCTTTAAGCCCTGCGAAAATCAGTTCTATTAAGATTGAGCCTAATGGAAGAGTATCTGTATATCTTAAACCGGATCAAGTATCACTTGCTATTGGTAAAAATGGCTTGAATATTAAGTTAGCAGGTAAATTGATTGGAAAAGAAATAGATGTGTGGAGAGATATTGATGAGTCTGAATTGGATGAAGAAGATATAGACCTTAATGAATTCAATGATGAGATAGAAGGTTGGATGATTGATGAACTTAGAAAAATAGGTTTGGATACAGCCAAAAGTGTACTTGCTCTCAGCAGAAACGATTTAATTCGTAGAACAGACCTAGAAGAAGAACAAATAGATGAAATTTTAGAAATTATTCAAAGAGAATTTGAAGAACAAGAAGAAGACGAAACAGAAGAATAA
- a CDS encoding tryptophanyl-tRNA synthetase: MARILTGIQSSGRPHLGNLLGAILPAIEMSKNSANESFFFIADFHSLTTIKDAKVRIESTNAVAAAWLACGFDTERNFFYRQSRLPEVCELTWYLNCFTPYPMLANAHSFRDKSENLADVNAGLFDYPVLMAADILLYDAEFVPVGKDQQQHLEITRDIAQKVNYHYQKEIFVIPQAKISEDVMIIPGTDGRKMSKSYNNFIDIFLPSKELKKQISGIVTDATPLEEPKNPDTCNVFALYRLVASPEQIAIMRENYLRGGFGYGHAKQELQAVLETKFAKERELFNEYMQNPEQIEGILRKGEAKAKEIALKTLDRIREVTGFRG, from the coding sequence ATGGCTCGTATTCTTACAGGTATCCAGAGTTCGGGAAGACCTCATTTGGGCAATTTATTGGGGGCTATCTTGCCTGCCATCGAAATGTCTAAAAATTCAGCAAATGAATCTTTTTTCTTTATTGCTGATTTTCATTCACTTACTACCATTAAAGATGCTAAAGTACGTATCGAAAGTACAAACGCAGTAGCTGCTGCATGGCTTGCTTGCGGTTTTGATACAGAAAGAAATTTTTTCTATCGTCAATCTCGTCTGCCCGAAGTTTGTGAACTTACATGGTATCTCAATTGCTTTACACCATATCCAATGCTTGCCAATGCTCATTCATTTCGAGATAAATCAGAAAATTTAGCAGATGTGAATGCTGGTTTGTTTGATTATCCTGTGCTAATGGCTGCTGATATTTTACTTTATGATGCTGAATTTGTACCTGTGGGCAAAGACCAGCAACAACATTTGGAAATCACAAGAGACATTGCTCAAAAAGTGAATTATCATTACCAAAAAGAAATTTTTGTAATCCCTCAAGCCAAAATTAGTGAAGATGTAATGATTATACCTGGTACTGATGGCAGGAAGATGAGTAAATCTTATAATAATTTTATTGACATCTTTTTGCCTAGTAAAGAACTTAAAAAACAGATTTCAGGTATTGTTACAGATGCTACACCTCTTGAGGAGCCTAAAAATCCAGATACTTGCAATGTATTTGCATTGTATCGTTTGGTAGCAAGCCCTGAACAGATTGCAATCATGCGAGAAAATTATCTGCGTGGAGGTTTTGGTTATGGACATGCAAAACAAGAGTTACAAGCTGTTTTGGAAACCAAATTTGCCAAAGAAAGAGAGCTTTTCAATGAGTATATGCAAAATCCTGAACAAATTGAGGGGATTTTAAGAAAGGGCGAAGCCAAAGCCAAAGAAATTGCTTTGAAAACCCTTGATAGAATCAGAGAAGTAACAGGTTTTAGAGGATAA